The following are from one region of the Streptomyces changanensis genome:
- a CDS encoding helix-turn-helix domain-containing protein: protein MSNKTTARRLPPGPDRDKLAEGLKTKYDSGASIRALAEETGRSYGGVHRLLEEAGATFRSWGGAPRRTES from the coding sequence ATGTCGAACAAGACTACGGCCCGTCGGCTCCCGCCCGGCCCGGACCGGGACAAGCTCGCCGAGGGCCTGAAGACGAAGTACGACTCAGGTGCGAGCATTCGAGCCCTGGCAGAGGAGACGGGGCGCTCCTACGGCGGCGTCCACCGCCTGCTCGAAGAAGCCGGGGCCACCTTCCGCTCCTGGGGCGGAGCCCCGCGCCGCACCGAGTCCTGA
- a CDS encoding IS5 family transposase (programmed frameshift), whose product MVVGLVVWKRQSRPWIVSDELWSLVEPLLPEPAPKQVEGRPRVPDRQALCGILFVLHTGIQWEYLPQELGFGSGMTCWRRLAAWNDAGVWDQLHLVLLKKLRVAKKLDWSRAVIDSPHQGRLTGPKSGPSPVDRARPGSKHHLIVDGHGIPLAVSLTGGNRNDVTQLVPLLKKIPSVAGMVGRPRNRPDSLLGDRGYDHDKYRRLVWALGIKPVIARRGVPHGSGLGVHRWVVERTIAWLHGFRRLRTRWERRDDIHEAFLGLATCLITHRHVQRLC is encoded by the exons ATGGTCGTTGGTCTGGTCGTGTGGAAACGCCAGTCACGGCCGTGGATCGTGTCAGATGAACTGTGGTCGCTCGTCGAGCCGTTGTTGCCTGAGCCGGCGCCGAAGCAGGTGGAGGGACGCCCTCGGGTGCCGGACCGGCAGGCCCTTTGCGGGATCTTGTTCGTGCTGCATACCGGGATCCAGTGGGAGTACCTGCCGCAGGAGCTGGGCTTCGGATCAGGCATGACCTGCTGGCGGCGTCTGGCCGCCTGGAACGATGCCGGCGTGTGGGACCAACTGCACCTGGTGCTGCTGAAGAAACTGCGGGTCGCGAAGAAGCTGGACTGGTCACGGGCGGTGATCGACTCC CCACATCAGGGCCGCTTGACGGGGCCCAAAAGCGGTCCCAGCCCGGTCGACCGAGCACGTCCGGGCAGCAAGCACCACCTCATCGTCGACGGCCACGGCATCCCACTCGCCGTCTCTCTGACCGGCGGCAACCGCAATGACGTCACCCAGCTGGTACCCCTGCTGAAGAAGATCCCGTCCGTCGCCGGCATGGTCGGACGCCCACGCAACCGACCCGACAGCCTGCTCGGCGACCGCGGCTACGACCACGACAAATACCGCCGTCTCGTCTGGGCACTGGGCATCAAACCGGTGATCGCCCGCCGCGGCGTCCCGCACGGCTCCGGCCTTGGAGTCCACCGGTGGGTCGTGGAGCGGACCATCGCCTGGCTCCACGGCTTCCGCCGACTACGGACCCGATGGGAACGACGCGACGACATCCACGAAGCCTTCCTCGGCCTCGCCACCTGCCTCATCACCCACCGCCACGTCCAACGCCTTTGTTAG
- a CDS encoding restriction endonuclease, whose product MGRKRLRLRRPRGAAEILSAAVVALAVLALAVRTAAAAVGALKDAWPFLLAVVLLAGAVGAWRVARAVAGRRRDAERLATLRIALAEFDAMDDRQFEYALRDLLVRDGWSARRVGGGGDQAADVIGDHTQRGRIVLQAKHTRVGGKVGSSVMYAVKGTAGPAHRADYGVVVTNGTFTRDAMAWGDRHGVHWVDRDRLRRWAENGTALHEFLGLSARSRRARSWRVA is encoded by the coding sequence ATGGGACGCAAGCGGCTACGTCTCCGCCGTCCGCGCGGCGCAGCCGAGATCCTCTCGGCCGCGGTCGTGGCCCTGGCTGTCCTGGCCCTGGCCGTCCGGACGGCCGCCGCGGCGGTCGGGGCGCTCAAGGACGCGTGGCCGTTCCTTCTGGCCGTAGTCCTGCTGGCGGGGGCCGTCGGCGCCTGGAGAGTCGCGCGGGCCGTGGCCGGTCGGCGACGCGACGCTGAACGGCTGGCCACGCTGCGGATCGCTCTGGCGGAGTTCGATGCCATGGACGACCGGCAGTTCGAGTACGCGTTGCGGGATCTGCTGGTCCGTGACGGCTGGTCGGCGCGCCGGGTGGGCGGTGGCGGTGATCAGGCCGCTGACGTGATCGGTGACCACACGCAGCGCGGCCGGATCGTCCTGCAAGCCAAGCACACCCGCGTCGGCGGCAAGGTGGGGTCGTCGGTGATGTACGCCGTGAAGGGGACGGCCGGCCCAGCGCACCGAGCCGACTACGGCGTCGTTGTCACCAACGGCACCTTCACCCGGGACGCCATGGCCTGGGGCGACCGGCACGGCGTCCACTGGGTCGACCGGGACCGACTCCGGCGTTGGGCGGAGAACGGAACCGCGCTGCACGAATTCCTCGGACTGTCCGCACGCTCCCGCCGCGCCCGCTCCTGGCGTGTTGCCTGA
- a CDS encoding restriction endonuclease: MFDEDGSLDPLLKFLLYAVLALAMGKMLWEWLTEDVSQWITVDLWGVIADHPWWTGCIVVGALAALVLLAKLLSFLFGAGTYAYVDQDEDYASSAPPSEAVGPDVLTFKMKQFAAMSATGFEQACADLLARDGFRSTRRVGGAGDLGVDVSARDHDDRLLILQCKQYKAPVGSGHVQKFNGTARLHHGADVPIMIGLNGFTQPAIDFAAHHDLILMGRPELKKWAHGQHLYDVLGIPSTPQ, from the coding sequence GTGTTCGACGAAGACGGGTCACTGGACCCGCTGCTGAAGTTCCTGTTGTACGCCGTCCTTGCGCTGGCGATGGGCAAGATGCTGTGGGAGTGGCTCACGGAAGACGTTAGCCAGTGGATCACCGTGGATCTGTGGGGGGTGATCGCCGATCACCCCTGGTGGACCGGCTGCATCGTCGTCGGCGCACTGGCTGCGCTCGTCCTTCTCGCGAAGCTGCTCTCGTTCCTGTTCGGCGCCGGCACATACGCCTACGTCGATCAGGACGAGGACTACGCATCCAGCGCTCCGCCGAGCGAGGCGGTAGGTCCGGATGTGCTGACTTTCAAGATGAAGCAGTTCGCCGCGATGAGCGCGACGGGGTTCGAGCAGGCGTGCGCCGACCTTCTGGCCCGTGACGGGTTCCGCAGCACACGGCGGGTGGGAGGCGCCGGGGACCTCGGGGTGGACGTCAGCGCCCGCGACCACGACGACCGGCTCCTGATCTTGCAATGCAAGCAGTACAAGGCGCCGGTCGGCTCGGGGCATGTCCAGAAATTCAACGGAACGGCCCGCCTTCACCATGGAGCCGATGTCCCGATCATGATCGGTCTCAACGGCTTCACCCAGCCTGCGATCGACTTCGCCGCGCACCACGACCTCATCCTCATGGGCCGTCCCGAACTGAAGAAATGGGCTCACGGTCAGCACCTGTACGACGTCTTGGGCATCCCGAGCACGCCCCAGTGA
- a CDS encoding DUF317 domain-containing protein — MPYAPADAHVRFALHPDHHPAVVATTTGPTADAAHSHLHDLGFRSTGPATMLLARIDREEPYYTAKAAELLQQNGYTTEIDPALQKEIDTEWTWANYPMPWCTRDEIREVGAKAQRIHDDIAEGRLIIHLHADDDQNTVAVGSYITGVRRHVHLHGENHLRQISTSYADETEAIAEFHRLFSAAVRPGPAPLTDLGQSIRQLLGTNPTTLAEPPTAGPGDHEAFLEVFFDEERQWEKYRPFDETTIASHESLTVRVEFDHEARHRTDVAWTIAEYDGPVGERLWHATITVGTPVPLIRTMLQYLDAPPLVTAGDPNDVLHSAAWHPASHPARTTWTAPDRTIVFESTPHATPDRWMLYGGDNLDRAAWPICLSAGAPTDLLAQLASTAADLLPVPAPPARKPLPAPAPRLPAAAPAQRALSR; from the coding sequence ATGCCGTACGCCCCTGCCGACGCCCACGTCCGCTTCGCGCTGCACCCGGACCACCACCCCGCCGTCGTCGCCACTACGACCGGCCCCACGGCCGACGCCGCCCACTCCCACCTGCATGACCTCGGCTTCCGCAGCACCGGCCCGGCCACCATGCTCCTGGCCCGCATCGACCGGGAGGAGCCCTACTACACCGCCAAGGCCGCCGAACTCCTCCAGCAGAACGGCTACACCACCGAGATCGACCCCGCCCTCCAGAAGGAGATCGACACCGAGTGGACCTGGGCGAACTACCCCATGCCCTGGTGCACCCGCGACGAGATCCGAGAGGTCGGCGCCAAGGCCCAGCGCATCCACGACGACATCGCCGAAGGCCGCCTGATCATCCACCTGCACGCCGACGACGACCAGAACACCGTCGCCGTCGGCTCCTACATCACTGGCGTGCGCAGGCATGTCCACCTGCACGGCGAGAACCACCTCCGGCAGATCTCCACCTCGTACGCCGACGAGACCGAGGCCATCGCCGAGTTCCACCGCCTCTTCTCCGCCGCCGTCCGCCCCGGCCCCGCCCCGCTCACGGATCTCGGACAGTCGATACGGCAGCTCCTCGGCACCAACCCCACCACCCTGGCCGAACCGCCCACCGCCGGCCCCGGGGACCACGAGGCGTTCCTCGAAGTCTTCTTCGACGAGGAGCGCCAGTGGGAGAAGTACCGCCCCTTCGACGAGACGACCATCGCCTCCCACGAATCCCTCACCGTTCGGGTTGAGTTCGACCACGAGGCCCGGCACCGCACCGACGTCGCCTGGACCATCGCCGAGTACGACGGCCCCGTCGGCGAGCGCCTCTGGCACGCCACCATCACCGTCGGCACACCCGTGCCCCTCATCCGCACGATGCTCCAGTACCTCGATGCCCCGCCCCTCGTCACCGCCGGCGACCCGAACGACGTCCTCCACAGCGCCGCCTGGCACCCAGCGAGCCACCCCGCCCGCACCACGTGGACGGCACCTGACCGGACCATCGTCTTCGAGTCCACCCCTCACGCCACGCCGGACCGATGGATGCTGTACGGCGGGGACAACCTCGACCGGGCAGCATGGCCCATCTGCCTCTCCGCCGGCGCCCCCACCGACCTGCTGGCCCAGCTCGCCAGCACTGCCGCCGACCTCCTCCCCGTGCCCGCACCGCCGGCCCGGAAGCCGCTCCCGGCGCCCGCCCCCCGGCTCCCCGCAGCCGCGCCGGCCCAGCGCGCCCTCAGTCGGTAA
- a CDS encoding DnaB-like helicase N-terminal domain-containing protein, with amino-acid sequence MPHAAEPQDEAPYEPAQCDPAHYTEQALLGALLLTPQLLRTTAGLEPDSFANPAHGALLAAMRTVPAPKEQESQTGLTWLRAVLKEARQKAPALTAAYLHLLISACPRPEHAGAYAAMVHAEHARRSIRLHAETLAQAAQDDTVPDRPAHALAAANALARQLDVLSRDFPAHPGSLPRTPTPPSPPSPDVDEAQDQERMLLASALIWPATVKEMRWVAAEDFVHPVHSGLWQCVTALTHRGDPVDPITVMWEAQHRGVLAAGIAPSEVLTLLGDAAGSPDYWGTRIVERALLARARHTADRITAFTNDPANTVHQLLTGGRRALADLASVRRRWQQAVRPPPASPTPSKTRATPRAGPRSPLSVSQPHAHAAARPAAPRTP; translated from the coding sequence ATGCCCCACGCCGCCGAACCCCAAGACGAGGCGCCGTACGAACCGGCCCAATGCGACCCCGCCCACTACACCGAGCAGGCCCTGCTCGGTGCCCTCCTCCTCACCCCCCAACTGCTCCGCACGACAGCCGGACTCGAGCCGGACTCCTTCGCCAACCCGGCCCACGGAGCCCTCCTCGCCGCGATGCGAACCGTGCCGGCCCCAAAGGAGCAGGAGTCCCAGACCGGCTTGACCTGGCTACGGGCGGTCCTGAAGGAAGCCCGCCAGAAGGCGCCGGCCCTGACCGCGGCCTACCTCCACCTGCTGATCTCCGCCTGCCCCCGCCCCGAGCACGCCGGTGCGTACGCGGCTATGGTCCACGCCGAACACGCCCGGCGGTCCATCCGGCTCCACGCCGAGACCCTCGCCCAGGCCGCCCAGGACGACACGGTGCCCGACCGCCCCGCACACGCTCTCGCCGCGGCCAACGCACTCGCTCGGCAACTCGACGTGCTCTCCCGGGACTTCCCAGCCCACCCCGGCTCACTGCCCCGAACCCCCACGCCGCCCTCGCCGCCTTCGCCTGATGTCGACGAGGCCCAGGACCAGGAGCGAATGCTGCTCGCGAGCGCGCTGATCTGGCCGGCCACCGTGAAGGAGATGCGATGGGTTGCTGCCGAGGACTTCGTCCACCCGGTGCACTCCGGGCTGTGGCAGTGCGTGACCGCGCTCACCCACCGCGGTGATCCGGTAGATCCGATCACGGTGATGTGGGAGGCGCAGCACCGAGGCGTCCTCGCTGCCGGCATCGCGCCATCGGAGGTGCTCACCCTGCTCGGGGACGCCGCCGGCTCCCCCGACTACTGGGGCACCCGGATCGTCGAACGCGCCCTGCTCGCTCGCGCCCGCCACACGGCCGACCGGATCACCGCCTTCACGAATGATCCGGCCAACACGGTCCACCAGCTCCTCACGGGCGGGCGCAGGGCCCTGGCCGACCTCGCCTCCGTCCGCCGCCGCTGGCAGCAGGCGGTCCGCCCGCCCCCCGCCTCGCCTACTCCCTCGAAGACCCGGGCCACGCCACGGGCAGGCCCGCGAAGTCCCCTCTCCGTCTCGCAGCCGCATGCGCACGCCGCCGCCCGGCCCGCCGCCCCTCGAACCCCGTAA
- a CDS encoding DNA cytosine methyltransferase, with amino-acid sequence MRGLVLDLFAGPGGWSVPLQRFGIRDVGLEWDEWACKTRAAAGLLTIRTDVAMYPAWIFAGRTRGFIASPPCQAWSMAGKRLGLVDQPLVHQAVADLAAGLDTRDKLLTACRDERSLLAAEPMRYLHALNTVGDPAWVAMEEVPDVLPLWRQYAAILRSWGFSVWTGILNSADYGVPQTRKRAILLASRVRTAEPPTPTHARAAEPESLFGPGRARWVSMAEALGWGATDRPVPTICAGGGPGGGPEPFPSGARKTLSDARARGTWTPLAGDVVLSSRREGAGWTARHGVRENRATDAPAPTFTAEAHRWSWSLRSNNQTNATVRAIDEPAGTLFFGHRANECTWIAEPPPNTAVGDAAPPPPPPIRITAAEAGILQTFPADYPWQGNKGQVFSQIGNAVPPRLAAHLLAPHLDHSFNPDDFALAA; translated from the coding sequence GTGAGGGGGCTCGTCCTCGACCTGTTCGCGGGCCCGGGCGGCTGGAGCGTCCCGCTGCAGCGCTTCGGGATCCGGGACGTCGGCCTGGAGTGGGACGAATGGGCCTGCAAAACGCGGGCGGCGGCCGGCCTGCTGACCATTCGCACGGACGTCGCGATGTATCCGGCATGGATCTTCGCCGGCCGCACGCGGGGGTTCATCGCCTCCCCGCCCTGTCAGGCGTGGTCGATGGCGGGCAAGCGCCTCGGACTGGTCGACCAGCCGCTCGTCCACCAGGCGGTCGCCGACCTCGCCGCCGGCCTGGACACCCGAGACAAGCTCCTGACCGCGTGCCGCGACGAACGCTCGCTCCTCGCGGCCGAGCCCATGCGCTACCTCCACGCCCTGAACACCGTCGGTGATCCCGCCTGGGTGGCAATGGAGGAGGTCCCCGACGTCCTGCCCCTGTGGAGGCAGTACGCGGCGATCCTGCGCTCCTGGGGCTTCTCCGTGTGGACCGGGATCCTCAACTCGGCGGACTACGGCGTCCCGCAGACGAGGAAGCGAGCGATCCTGCTCGCCTCCCGCGTCCGTACGGCCGAGCCGCCGACGCCGACGCACGCCCGCGCCGCCGAGCCCGAGTCACTGTTCGGGCCGGGCCGCGCCCGATGGGTATCCATGGCCGAGGCGCTCGGCTGGGGCGCGACCGACCGCCCCGTCCCGACCATCTGCGCCGGCGGCGGACCGGGCGGCGGCCCCGAGCCGTTCCCCTCCGGCGCGCGCAAAACGCTCTCCGACGCCCGCGCCCGCGGCACCTGGACACCCCTCGCAGGCGACGTCGTCCTGTCCTCCCGCCGAGAAGGAGCCGGCTGGACCGCCCGGCACGGCGTACGGGAAAACCGGGCCACCGACGCACCGGCCCCCACCTTCACCGCCGAGGCGCACCGCTGGTCATGGTCGCTGCGCAGCAACAACCAGACCAACGCCACGGTCCGGGCCATCGACGAGCCGGCCGGGACTCTGTTCTTCGGGCACCGTGCCAACGAGTGCACCTGGATCGCCGAGCCTCCCCCGAACACCGCGGTCGGCGACGCCGCCCCGCCGCCACCGCCGCCGATCCGGATCACGGCCGCCGAGGCCGGCATCCTGCAGACCTTCCCCGCCGACTACCCCTGGCAGGGCAACAAAGGCCAGGTGTTCAGCCAGATTGGCAACGCCGTCCCTCCAAGGCTCGCCGCCCACCTTCTCGCCCCGCACCTCGATCACAGCTTCAACCCCGACGACTTCGCCCTGGCCGCCTGA
- a CDS encoding adenine nucleotide alpha hydrolase family protein — protein sequence MLALSAKGVIPKIDCAIFADTGWEPKSVYDHLDRLEREIAAPAGIPVLRVSSGNIRDDALNPDHRFASMPLYILNKDGRPGMTRRQCTGEYKVKPIKKKVRDLLGYPYPTRVPKGIFVEQWIGISTDEFHRAKDADVQYMRNVHPLIEMNWSRSDCVDYLSSLGLADTPKSSCLGCPFHGNFQWRHIRDNSPAEWEDVVKFDAAIRKGNARANATGNVLLGEAFLHRSRVPLDQAPIDHVTAAERAALGEEAAAELEQGVANGCSPWTCRSEVEAVQAEFGLTA from the coding sequence CTGCTCGCCCTTTCAGCGAAAGGGGTTATCCCGAAGATCGACTGTGCGATATTCGCTGACACCGGATGGGAACCGAAGTCCGTCTACGATCATCTCGACCGGCTTGAACGGGAAATCGCAGCACCGGCTGGCATCCCCGTCCTGCGAGTTTCGTCCGGGAATATCCGCGATGACGCCCTGAACCCTGATCACCGCTTCGCCTCGATGCCGCTCTACATCCTCAACAAGGACGGCCGACCGGGTATGACCCGGCGCCAGTGCACCGGCGAGTACAAGGTTAAACCAATCAAGAAGAAGGTCCGCGACCTCCTTGGCTACCCGTATCCGACCCGGGTCCCGAAGGGTATTTTCGTCGAGCAGTGGATAGGCATATCGACCGACGAGTTCCACCGCGCGAAGGACGCTGACGTCCAGTACATGCGGAACGTCCACCCCCTTATAGAGATGAACTGGTCGCGCTCCGATTGCGTCGACTATCTGAGTTCTCTTGGACTCGCCGACACCCCGAAGTCCAGCTGCCTGGGCTGCCCGTTCCATGGGAATTTCCAGTGGCGACACATACGCGACAACTCCCCCGCCGAGTGGGAAGACGTCGTGAAATTCGATGCGGCCATCCGCAAGGGAAACGCCCGCGCCAACGCCACCGGGAACGTGCTCTTGGGCGAGGCGTTCCTGCACCGCTCGCGCGTCCCGCTCGACCAGGCGCCCATCGACCACGTCACCGCTGCGGAACGCGCCGCCCTGGGCGAAGAGGCAGCAGCCGAGCTGGAGCAGGGCGTCGCCAACGGCTGCTCCCCCTGGACCTGCCGCAGCGAAGTCGAGGCGGTGCAGGCCGAATTCGGACTCACCGCGTGA
- a CDS encoding type IV secretory system conjugative DNA transfer family protein — protein sequence MALKIGGAALAIGFPLASFAWLSGNLAAWTTGTGPWVPYRPADALLHPEHLWPSAGETTLLVATRIVPVLLMLLIAAGAATIWVRYKNRAGGRKKKVKGMASARDIEPLLAKAIEAKARSLRPSLKDAKHIEPRDTGILLGNLQGTKREVRMGFEDVAVAIMAPRSGKTTSLAIPSILAAPGPVLLTSNKAAGDAYTACYDARSRVGRVWSMDPQQIAHAERTMWWNPLTDARTLDGAGRLAGHFLAASVDANQQGDFWSKAGSNILSQLFLAAALDERPITDVMRWLAFPSDRRPLDILRDHGFASVASQLKGTVEGPPETRDGIYETARQYASALLNSEIAAWVTPQKDVPEFRPSHFVTSSDSLFLLSKDGGGGASALIAACADSVMRAATAQAERAGGRLDPPMLAILDEAANVCKISDLPDLYSHLGSRGIIPITILQSYRQGQKVWGDAGMDAMWSAATVKVIGSGIDDPDFADKLSRMIGDHDVETTSTSVSDSGKSTSISMRQERILPADAIRALPKGSALCLATGMRVAMLDLRPWYAEPGADELAAASARASKAITARALAKANPRQADYDPAV from the coding sequence ATGGCCCTGAAGATCGGCGGCGCCGCCCTCGCGATCGGGTTCCCCCTCGCCTCCTTCGCCTGGCTGTCCGGGAACCTCGCCGCCTGGACGACCGGGACCGGCCCGTGGGTGCCCTACCGGCCGGCCGACGCTCTCCTCCACCCCGAACACCTGTGGCCCAGTGCCGGAGAAACGACTCTGCTGGTCGCCACCCGCATCGTGCCCGTCCTGCTGATGCTCCTGATCGCCGCCGGCGCCGCCACCATCTGGGTCCGGTACAAGAACCGGGCCGGCGGCCGGAAGAAGAAGGTGAAGGGCATGGCGAGCGCCCGCGACATCGAGCCGCTGCTCGCGAAGGCGATCGAGGCCAAGGCCCGCTCGCTGCGCCCGAGCCTGAAGGATGCCAAGCACATCGAGCCGCGTGACACCGGCATCCTCCTCGGCAACCTCCAAGGCACCAAGCGGGAGGTGCGTATGGGCTTCGAGGACGTGGCCGTCGCCATCATGGCGCCTCGTTCCGGCAAGACCACCTCGCTTGCGATTCCCTCCATCCTCGCCGCGCCGGGGCCAGTGCTGCTGACCTCCAACAAGGCCGCAGGTGACGCGTACACCGCGTGCTACGACGCCCGCAGCCGAGTCGGACGGGTGTGGTCGATGGACCCGCAGCAGATCGCCCACGCCGAGCGGACCATGTGGTGGAACCCGCTCACCGACGCCCGCACCCTTGACGGCGCGGGGCGGCTCGCCGGGCACTTCCTCGCCGCCTCCGTCGATGCGAACCAGCAGGGCGACTTCTGGTCCAAGGCCGGCAGCAACATCCTCAGCCAGCTGTTCCTGGCAGCGGCGCTCGACGAGCGGCCGATCACCGACGTCATGCGGTGGCTCGCCTTCCCCTCCGACCGGCGCCCGCTCGACATCCTGCGCGACCACGGATTCGCCTCCGTGGCCTCCCAGTTGAAGGGCACCGTCGAGGGACCGCCCGAGACGAGGGACGGCATCTACGAGACCGCCCGCCAGTACGCCTCCGCCCTGCTCAACTCTGAGATCGCCGCCTGGGTAACCCCCCAAAAGGACGTGCCCGAGTTCCGCCCGTCCCACTTCGTGACCTCCAGCGACTCGCTGTTCCTTCTGTCGAAGGACGGCGGCGGCGGCGCCTCCGCGCTGATCGCCGCGTGCGCGGACTCGGTGATGCGGGCCGCGACCGCCCAGGCCGAGCGGGCGGGTGGCCGACTGGACCCGCCGATGCTCGCGATCCTCGACGAGGCCGCCAACGTGTGCAAGATCAGCGACCTGCCGGACCTGTACTCCCACCTGGGCTCGCGCGGGATCATCCCGATCACCATCCTGCAGTCCTACCGCCAGGGGCAGAAGGTCTGGGGCGACGCGGGCATGGACGCGATGTGGTCCGCGGCCACCGTGAAGGTCATCGGCTCCGGAATCGATGACCCAGATTTCGCCGACAAGCTCTCGCGGATGATCGGCGACCACGACGTCGAGACCACCTCCACCTCCGTCTCCGACTCCGGCAAGTCGACCTCGATCAGCATGCGGCAGGAGCGGATCCTGCCCGCCGACGCCATCCGCGCCCTGCCCAAGGGCTCCGCCCTGTGCCTGGCCACCGGCATGCGAGTCGCGATGCTCGACCTGCGTCCCTGGTACGCCGAGCCCGGCGCCGACGAGCTGGCCGCCGCATCGGCCCGCGCCTCGAAGGCCATCACCGCCCGGGCCCTCGCCAAGGCGAACCCCCGCCAGGCCGACTACGACCCCGCCGTATGA
- a CDS encoding DUF317 domain-containing protein, translating into MAVSRAQRASYADDHRSKIPFHTSPRHLAGPGDPRHVTHALLTAGWRIASAPGDPRTVLTGPDHARHQLVLDPFAGSCWRIQPADWSWYASFDRMVPAEIIAGFTDRLIDTPRQTDPGPWQLMEKAGWTIEQRPDGTREAVSPDLHPLRTELVPIGKTTLEQPAWHIEAQPQYGGARLWHIWISGAVPDHLITGLVEQLVSTAPVVRGMHDTESHGAQQKPSGLSPEQVLEAHFARLEALTRAERRTRLAASLPRPLPSAAPRSVSPR; encoded by the coding sequence ATGGCCGTAAGCCGCGCCCAGCGGGCGTCATACGCTGACGACCACCGCTCAAAGATCCCCTTCCACACCTCACCCCGGCACCTCGCCGGTCCCGGCGACCCCCGGCACGTCACCCACGCCCTGCTCACCGCTGGCTGGAGGATCGCCTCCGCCCCCGGCGACCCCCGCACTGTACTGACCGGTCCCGACCACGCCCGTCACCAGCTCGTGCTCGATCCGTTCGCCGGCTCGTGCTGGCGGATCCAGCCCGCTGACTGGTCCTGGTACGCCTCCTTCGACCGCATGGTGCCCGCCGAGATCATCGCCGGATTCACCGACCGCCTCATCGACACGCCGCGCCAGACCGACCCCGGTCCATGGCAGCTGATGGAGAAGGCGGGATGGACCATCGAGCAACGGCCCGATGGAACGCGCGAGGCCGTCTCACCTGACCTCCACCCGCTGCGGACCGAGCTCGTTCCCATCGGGAAGACCACCCTCGAACAGCCGGCCTGGCACATCGAAGCCCAGCCTCAGTACGGCGGCGCGCGTCTGTGGCACATCTGGATCAGCGGCGCCGTCCCCGACCACCTCATCACCGGCCTCGTCGAGCAGCTCGTCTCCACCGCGCCCGTCGTACGCGGCATGCACGACACCGAGAGCCACGGTGCCCAGCAGAAGCCGAGCGGCTTGTCCCCCGAGCAGGTCCTCGAAGCGCACTTCGCCCGACTTGAGGCCCTCACCCGCGCCGAGCGCCGCACGCGCCTCGCGGCGTCTCTGCCGAGGCCCCTGCCGAGCGCGGCGCCACGGTCCGTATCCCCCCGCTGA
- a CDS encoding DUF317 domain-containing protein yields the protein MSKQQRQWPGWGDPRAAQQHYLIEPRYLAGGGDLRHVTEYLRASGWTDNTPRSSAALVFDSPDKTVRVAYQPPGGWQIHGAAQGQQPAWQVTLSAQAPVEIVSGLTDALTKARSAHAPNVWAPLSERGWSTDTGQEHTAVSPNRDAFVQYVSTGPQHWWIGARNEHGPVWNLQATSTTPLYLLQGLTEALVDPDPVMRPRGHVPPSNRIRRTSVSVLPDQLHAWQQARITAARAATWGRNWVASRTRTPAPARVARSR from the coding sequence GTGAGCAAGCAGCAACGGCAGTGGCCCGGCTGGGGTGACCCGCGGGCCGCCCAGCAGCACTACCTGATCGAGCCCCGCTACCTGGCCGGCGGCGGCGACCTGCGGCACGTCACCGAGTACCTGCGCGCCTCCGGCTGGACGGACAACACTCCCCGGTCCTCCGCCGCCCTCGTCTTCGACTCCCCGGACAAGACGGTCCGTGTCGCCTATCAGCCGCCGGGCGGCTGGCAGATCCACGGCGCCGCCCAGGGCCAGCAACCGGCCTGGCAGGTGACGCTCTCCGCGCAGGCCCCGGTCGAGATCGTCTCCGGCCTCACCGACGCGCTGACCAAGGCCCGCTCCGCGCACGCCCCGAACGTGTGGGCGCCGCTCTCCGAGCGAGGGTGGTCCACCGACACCGGCCAGGAGCACACCGCCGTCAGCCCCAACCGGGACGCCTTCGTCCAGTACGTCAGCACCGGACCGCAGCACTGGTGGATCGGCGCCCGCAACGAGCACGGGCCCGTCTGGAACCTCCAGGCGACCTCGACCACCCCCCTGTATCTGCTGCAGGGGCTGACCGAGGCCCTGGTCGACCCCGATCCGGTCATGCGCCCGCGCGGCCACGTCCCACCGAGCAACCGAATCCGCAGGACCTCCGTCTCCGTGCTCCCCGACCAGCTCCACGCCTGGCAGCAGGCCCGCATCACCGCGGCCCGCGCCGCCACCTGGGGCCGGAACTGGGTCGCGTCCCGGACCCGGACCCCCGCCCCCGCCCGCGTCGCCCGCAGCCGATGA